The window TTTGGGAATCACCATGATGGTGACCCTCGTGCGCTAAGACCATGCCAGAAGAGACCAGTATCGCTAACATCGTAAACGCCGATCTCAATATCTGTCGAGGAATGATCATCTGCTGGAGCGTCCTTGGTTTTGTGTAGAGCCGGGTAGCGGACGTCGTCAAGACTTTCGACGACTGGTTCAGACCGAAACTCTTGACGAGTTCCGCTACCATAAAGTTGGGGTTTGATTTCATCGCTGTCACTCGAACTCCACGGCCCGCTCGGGACCGTGATGGTGTGCATGGTCAAAATAGTTGTCGGGCAACGATTGCTCGTCGATTGCGGTCATCGTCAATGAGATTTGCTGGGGACCGTAAGACATTTGGTCGAAACGCATCTCACTGATTTTTCCGCTTGATTCCGCATAAAGGATTTCGACTTTCGTCGCCCCACGGAAACCAGGTTTCTTAGTTGCGATCATCCGTTGATAGGTTTCACCATCGTGCTCGGATCCCGGCTCGGCATTCTCTCCGGGTATCAATTCCAAATCGTAGGCGGTCCGCAGCGCCTCCAGTCCGTCGTTCAAGTTATTGATTGGCAACCCGTCTTCATGGCCAGGAAGATCTCGAGCGAATTCCGTCAGATTATCGCTGTATCGAACTGGCCCATCGGGTCGTATGGCCCAGCTTGTTGTCTCGTTTCTGCCTGTAATGAACCATTCTCCTTGCGCGGTCTTGCGTTTGAGAACGAACTGTTCCGGGCCGCGGACATTGAGCACTGCGCCGTCGAGAGACGGCTTGGGAGGACGCCGACGCTCGGGTGAGCGAGGGTCTTGATGCTCTGGGGGAACGACTGCATCCAAAACAGAAATCACGAAAGTGCGGTCAACGGACATCTTGCTTGCCTCAATGATTCGATTTAATTCAGCCATCGCGGCCGACGCCGAAGGCGTATCGACGGTTTGCCACAGCAGCGCAACGGCCAGCAGCGCCGCACAGGCGGTCGACGCAAAAGCAAACGGCCAGCGCCGTCGCGTCATTGACTGCGGTTTGTTCGCTAAGCATTCCGGGATCAATGACTGACGTAGTGGACGAGGCAACGAGTCCTCCAGCACGGGACTCGTTGCCTCGTCCACTACCGAAATCGTCACTTGATTCTCGCGCGATGTTAACACAACCTTCGCATCATCATCGACGGCCAGTTCGCTACGCAGTCGATCATGCAGCATCGCGCGGGAGGCGAACTGCCTCGCGTTTTTTGGATCCGACTTAATCCACTTGTTCAACTGAGCCTGCTGCTCACTTGAAAGTGAATCGTCGAGGTATTGATCAATCAACTCTTGGTAGTCGTTGTTCATTGAACGCCCGCCTCCAGTGATTTTCGCTGGATGCATTCTCGTAGTTGATCTCGAATCCGCTGCAACGCTTTCGCGACCGAGTTCGGTGTCATGTCAGTTTGGGAGGCAATTGCGGCCGGTTTCATGTCGCCTCGGTACCGCAACTCGATCAGCGTTTTTGCGCGACCGTCGAGCAATCCAACGCAGTCCCCAAGAAAATCGAACGCGCCCGAACGCGCCTTCGCCTCTTCATCGAATGCGACCGCAAGACAAGCGACCGCGTCGTCATCAAATACCAGCGGATCTCGCCCTCTGCGGCGCAGGTACAGCCCAACCTGTCGTTTCGCGATTCCGATTGCCCAAGGAATGAACGGCGAATTCGCATCGTACGAGTCAAAGGATTCAATGACAGCGACGGCAACATCCTGCAGCACATCGTCACGATCACGGAAGTCACGCACCACCGAAGCAATGAATGCCGAGACCGCTGGCTGGGCCAAAGTCCAATGTCGGGTCGCCTGACGGGTTGTCTCGTCCAAAATATCTCCAGAAAAATGATGCCTCACGTGTTTACTTATCCGCGCGACCTCTTTTATGACCAACCTTTCGCGAATTTTTACAAAATCTCCCGTTCTATGCCACAATGTCCGCGCCATACGAAGCCACAAGCCAAATTCCCACCCACGCAATGGTCGCCGGAGTGAAACAAATCGGGATGCAACTCAGGGCTGAACAAGCAAACGAATCCGCACGCGGAGCCGGCATCACCGTCATCGACGACGGCAGTTGCATTCTCGTGTTGTTGGCACTTCAATGAAGATCCAAGCGACAGGCAGGATTCGAGTAGCCACGGAACAGGATCGCGATGCAATTCCTGCGGTACACATGAACGCCTTTGGCGAGGACGAAGGTCCGGTGATCGTCAAGCTGGTCGA of the Rhodopirellula baltica SH 1 genome contains:
- a CDS encoding anti-sigma factor family protein — its product is MNNDYQELIDQYLDDSLSSEQQAQLNKWIKSDPKNARQFASRAMLHDRLRSELAVDDDAKVVLTSRENQVTISVVDEATSPVLEDSLPRPLRQSLIPECLANKPQSMTRRRWPFAFASTACAALLAVALLWQTVDTPSASAAMAELNRIIEASKMSVDRTFVISVLDAVVPPEHQDPRSPERRRPPKPSLDGAVLNVRGPEQFVLKRKTAQGEWFITGRNETTSWAIRPDGPVRYSDNLTEFARDLPGHEDGLPINNLNDGLEALRTAYDLELIPGENAEPGSEHDGETYQRMIATKKPGFRGATKVEILYAESSGKISEMRFDQMSYGPQQISLTMTAIDEQSLPDNYFDHAHHHGPERAVEFE
- a CDS encoding sigma-70 family RNA polymerase sigma factor; the protein is MDETTRQATRHWTLAQPAVSAFIASVVRDFRDRDDVLQDVAVAVIESFDSYDANSPFIPWAIGIAKRQVGLYLRRRGRDPLVFDDDAVACLAVAFDEEAKARSGAFDFLGDCVGLLDGRAKTLIELRYRGDMKPAAIASQTDMTPNSVAKALQRIRDQLRECIQRKSLEAGVQ